A section of the Streptomyces agglomeratus genome encodes:
- a CDS encoding acyl carrier protein — translation MSDLLTPQELAALMKSGAGITVDPLELAKRPDARFDEYGLDSLGLLGIVGELENRHGRPLPPEADQCKTPQQFLDLVNDSLMSGA, via the coding sequence GTGTCCGATCTACTGACCCCCCAAGAACTAGCCGCGCTGATGAAGAGCGGTGCCGGCATCACCGTCGACCCACTCGAACTGGCAAAGCGCCCCGACGCCCGTTTCGACGAATACGGCCTTGACTCATTGGGCCTGCTCGGCATCGTCGGCGAGCTGGAGAACCGGCACGGCCGGCCCCTGCCCCCCGAAGCGGATCAGTGCAAGACCCCCCAGCAGTTCCTGGACCTCGTCAACGACAGCCTGATGAGTGGAGCCTGA